A window of the Acidobacteriota bacterium genome harbors these coding sequences:
- a CDS encoding IS607 family transposase, whose amino-acid sequence MARKKADRQPEPKMVRVHVAARELGLHPLTVRRWIKQGKLQAVRVGLEARIPRTEIERFLGKTDDRLLILYARVSGHGQKADLERQKERLVAWANENRPGRRQLLLFDIGSGISTTRKQLQRLLHLVVKDEVAEIAITYPDRLTRFGQDYLNVLFESFGVTLTVLEPDETKTPEADLVRDMLALIASFSGRLYGMRSHKQKELLKCAREVLTSP is encoded by the coding sequence ATGGCAAGGAAGAAAGCAGACAGACAACCCGAACCGAAGATGGTGCGTGTCCATGTGGCAGCCAGAGAACTTGGCTTGCATCCTTTGACCGTGCGTCGCTGGATCAAGCAAGGCAAACTGCAGGCGGTGCGTGTCGGTTTGGAAGCGCGTATCCCTCGGACCGAGATCGAACGTTTCCTGGGCAAAACGGATGATCGGCTCCTCATCCTGTACGCACGGGTGAGTGGGCACGGACAAAAGGCGGATCTCGAACGCCAAAAAGAGCGGCTGGTTGCCTGGGCGAACGAGAACCGGCCTGGCCGTCGCCAGCTTTTGCTCTTTGATATTGGCAGTGGCATTTCCACCACGCGCAAGCAGTTGCAACGACTGCTGCATCTGGTGGTCAAAGACGAGGTGGCGGAAATTGCCATCACCTATCCCGACCGCTTAACCCGCTTCGGGCAGGACTATCTGAACGTGCTCTTTGAGAGCTTCGGCGTCACTCTTACTGTCTTGGAACCGGATGAGACGAAGACGCCAGAAGCTGATCTGGTGCGGGATATGCTCGCACTCATTGCTTCGTTCTCCGGTCGCTTGTATGGCATGCGTTCGCACAAACAGAAAGAACTCTTGAAATGCGCCAGGGAAGTGCTTACCAGCCCTTAA